The genomic stretch AAGCGAGCTGCGAATCGTTCACGGCTTGCGCGCGCCTTTTGGCGAAAGGCAACTCGCAGTCCAGTATCGATGAAATTGACGGGCGGCACTTTTTCAGTAAGTGGCGCTCCGATTCAGCGGATCTCCTGGTCTCTGGAGCCTGATGAAGAGGCAATTGAAATCCGACTCCGTTCGACTCGGAGATCGACGTTGAACGAAGCATACTTGGTCGTTGGCGAGGTCAGGAAGATTCCCAGCCAAACGGTTGTTCACGCGCCATTGCCTATCAATCGTGCTCACACAAACGTCAAGGGGCCAAAGTCCACTCAGGCCCGCTACCTGTTCATGCGGGTCTGGCGATGGGTAATTCAGCACGATGCCGATGGTCCTTGTTGAAATCATTCTTTCCGGTCAATCCGGCTTCTCCGTGCTGAGCCGCCCCTTGTTCAGGTAGAGCGTCCGGCTGGCGCGGGCGGAGGCGTGCGGGTCGTGGGTCACCATGATGATCGCCTTTCCGTGCTCGCGGTTGAGCGCCTGAAGAAGGTTCAAAATCTCGTCGCCGGATTTGCGGTCGAGATCGCCCGTCGGCTCATCGCAAAGCAGGAGCGTCGGATCCGTCACGATGGCCCGGGCGATGCCCACGCGCTGTTGTTCGCCGCCCGACAGTTGGCGGGGGAAATGTCGCGTGCGATGAGAAAGGCCCACGACCGACAGCGCGGTCGCAACGTGCTTCCTCCGTTCGGCCTTGGAAAGGTTCGTGAGCAGCAACGGCAGTTCGACGTTTCGCTCGGCCGAGAGCACGGGCAGGAGGTTGTAAAGTTGGAAAACCAGTCCGACGTGCCGCGCGCGCCAGGCCGCCAGACGGCGCTCGGACAATTGGTCGATGCGCTCCTCGGCCACTTGAATCGTGCCTTTGGAGGGCCGATCCAGACCGCCGATCAAATTGAGCAGCGTGCTCTTGCCGGAACCGGACGGGCCCATCAGCGCCAGGAATTCGCCTTGCTGAATTTGGAGATTAAGCCCTTCCAGGACGTGAATGGTTTCGGTGCCGCGGCGAAAGGTCTTTTCAACGTCGTGGACCTCAACGAGGATTCCTTTGTCGGTAGTCATAATCTCTAAGCGCGGGTAGGGACGCATTCCACTGCGTCCCACTTTAAGGCTTGAGGCGAAGGAAAGACAATGAGAGTGACGATGAGAATATCGCGGCGTCGGGTTTCCTCGTCGTCCGTCCTTGGTTCAATAGCGCGTTGGGGATTAGTCAGGGACGCGGTGGAACGGGTCCCTACCTGCGCCGAGCATGCGCCAAGAAGGGTTGGGAGTCGGTCTCTCGTCGTCGTTGAGCTCGTCTTGAATCTCACTTCTTCTCCTGCACGCGCCCGCCATCCGCCAGATTCTCCGGTCCTTCGACCACAACTTTCTCACCGGTGGCGAGGCCGGCCGCAATCGTGACTTCGTCGTTCCGGGAAGTTCCGAGCGTGACGGCGCGCCGTTCGACGCGTCCATTCTGAACGACCCACGTGATATCGCGCCCATCTTGCTTTCGCACCGCGGCTTTCGGAATCGAGATGCTCGCGCTGGCCGTCGGGACTTCGCCGCCGCCGCGAAACGCGACCTTCACGCCCATGTCCGGCAAAATACGCCGGTCGAGTTTCTCGAAGCCGACTCGAACCTTCACCGTAGCCTTCTGCCGGTCCGCCGTCGGAATGATCGCGATGACCTTGCAGGGAATCTTCCATTCCGGATAGGAATCGAGCGTGGCTTCGACGGCCTGGCCTTCTGTGACGCGGTTAATGAAGCTTTCGTTGACGTCGATCTCGATCTCCAACGATTCCATATCGACGATGGTGCCAATGCCGGTGCGGGTGAATCCGCTGCCGGCTGAAATCGGCGAAATCATCTCACCCGGCTGCGCATTCTTGGTGACGACCACGCCGGCGAACGGCGCGCGAATGATGGTGTCGTCCAGTTGCTGTTGGTAAAGCGCGAGCTGGCGGTCCGCGACGGACACTTCAGTGGTTTGCTGTTCGAGGCGCGCTTTCAGGGATTTGACTTCTGCTTCGGCTCGGTCGAGCTCGGCCTGGCTGGAAATCCGGCTGGCGACGAGCGCGCGGGTCCTTTTGAGGTTGAGTTCGGCTTCCTCCAGACGGGCTTTGGTTTCGCCGGAAGCGGCGCGGGCGGATTCGAGTTGCGCCTGAGCGAGCTTCAGGCTGGCTTCGACATTCGAGGCATCCAGGCGCGCCAGGATTTGTCCGTTCGTGACCTTCTTGCCTTCTTCGATCAACACCTCGATGACTTTGCCGGTGACTTTGGAGGATACCGTGGCCTGGCGCCGCGCGGTCACGTAACCGGAGGCGTTGAGCACCGTCCTTTGGCCCGATGCGGCGGTCTCGCGCACGGTGATCGTGCGAACTTCAGCCGCCGCCGGACGCATCATTCGCCAGCCCACCAGCGAACCGACGACGGCGATGGAAACCAGGCCAAAGACGATCCAGGTCCAGGGCGCTTTGGATTCGGGTGCGTTGCGGTCTATGCGCAAGTCATCCAGGGAATGTTTGCCTGCCGTCATCGAATGTGGCGGAAAGGAAACCGTGTTTCGGAACGAGGGTCAAGCCGCACTGCTTCTCGAACTGGCGCACCGAAGACTGGAAGGCTGGTTTCCTAATCCTAATCATAATCTTAATCCTGCTCTAAAGCTTCGGATCGACTCTGACTTTGAGAATCACGCGAAAATTTCCAACCACGGATGACTTTTTGTGATGGCCCTCAGGAAGCGATCAAAATCGAAGCCTTGTTCTTCGAGAACACCGAGGAATCCTGGCGTCGTTGGAATCGAGACAATCAACCGCATTGGGAGTTGGTGCCGAAGCGCTGAAGCTAACGTGAAGCAGAGCGAGATCCCAAGTTCCAAGCGCCGAGGCCATCGCCATTCTACGGATGATTGGTTTTGGGGAAACATCGAACAAACACGCCAAAAGACACGAAAGGAGAATAGCTGCTTGAGAAAGTCTTTGGCCCTAACCCAACGGTAAAAGCTAATCCGTCGTCGATCCGTTGCGGTTTCGTGTTTTTCGTGTTTTCCGTGGGCTCCACTGCGGCTCCCAGGTTGAACGCGGTTGGGAATTTCTCAACAGAAGCTAACGAAGGTCACGAAGTCTTCGTTTTCTTCGTTGCCTTTTGTTTGAAGCCGCGGCGGGGCTGAGAGCTATTTACCACGGATTACACGGATCACACGGATGACGGAATCGGCCAGCCTTTCTTATCCGTGCCCACCCGTGTCATCCGTGGTCAAATATTCCCTTCCTCGGAGATCACCGGACGATTTTCAGCACGCGGTTGTTGCTGCTGTCGCTGATGTAAAGCGTGCCGTCACGGTGCAGGTAAACACCGTGCGGCTGGTTTAGCTCAGCTTGGTCGGGCGGACCGCCTAATCCCGCAGTGCCTTTGTTCCCGTTGCCCGCCACGCGGACGATCTTTCCTTCCTTCACAAGATACTTGCGGATCACGTGATTCTCGGTGTCGGCGATGATCACGTTGCCGTCGTGATCGAAACAAAGGTGCTTCGGGCCGTTCAATGTGGCCTGGCGCGCGTCGCCGCCGTCTCCGCTCGCGCCGCGCTGGCCGGTGCCGACGATGGTTCGGATTTTCCCACGCGCATCAACGCTCCGCAACGCATGGCCGCTCCGCTCCAGAATCCAGACCGTTCCGTCTTTGCTTACAGCCACGGCACGCGGGTCCACGAGCGGCACCGCGACGGCATCGGCGCCGTCCTCCGGCACGCCTCGCTGGCCGTTGCCCGCAACG from Verrucomicrobiota bacterium encodes the following:
- a CDS encoding ABC transporter ATP-binding protein, whose product is MTTDKGILVEVHDVEKTFRRGTETIHVLEGLNLQIQQGEFLALMGPSGSGKSTLLNLIGGLDRPSKGTIQVAEERIDQLSERRLAAWRARHVGLVFQLYNLLPVLSAERNVELPLLLTNLSKAERRKHVATALSVVGLSHRTRHFPRQLSGGEQQRVGIARAIVTDPTLLLCDEPTGDLDRKSGDEILNLLQALNREHGKAIIMVTHDPHASARASRTLYLNKGRLSTEKPD
- a CDS encoding efflux RND transporter periplasmic adaptor subunit, which translates into the protein MTAGKHSLDDLRIDRNAPESKAPWTWIVFGLVSIAVVGSLVGWRMMRPAAAEVRTITVRETAASGQRTVLNASGYVTARRQATVSSKVTGKVIEVLIEEGKKVTNGQILARLDASNVEASLKLAQAQLESARAASGETKARLEEAELNLKRTRALVASRISSQAELDRAEAEVKSLKARLEQQTTEVSVADRQLALYQQQLDDTIIRAPFAGVVVTKNAQPGEMISPISAGSGFTRTGIGTIVDMESLEIEIDVNESFINRVTEGQAVEATLDSYPEWKIPCKVIAIIPTADRQKATVKVRVGFEKLDRRILPDMGVKVAFRGGGEVPTASASISIPKAAVRKQDGRDITWVVQNGRVERRAVTLGTSRNDEVTIAAGLATGEKVVVEGPENLADGGRVQEKK